The following are encoded together in the Streptomyces sp. NBC_01465 genome:
- a CDS encoding carboxypeptidase-like regulatory domain-containing protein has product MGLQFGHRLGLPVALCNLPVAPLVEGYRELAAEQRALGLRHVADAFAPRGARFQVLDGVFVPRGRQGRGWQRVDGAVLRARRDEGGAAAGFLGRLVALQDADPGVLRRVLLYQLVALLQGGQDAVDLGVDDGEAAALAHAARMLPVLTDEQRRAAEGLQDAWAARRLRRAERLAGQLAGVVRQDPWLARRLKEIAGAVRAADLELREARVREHAGDLEGAGARFLRVARLAGDDRRALRGLVRVHAGGEELRTRLGADSVELSWPRTPGVEAWRVCRLTRAEGRPPVVAEVAARVTDGALVDRRAALGSEVRYAALPLRGGVVDGPPVVSAALLFAPEVAGLRVSDGRERLEADWQSPPGAAAVTVTLTGPDGSARTVDAESGRCVVRGLGVGAYRLRVRCRYRTAEGLDVDSPGVEAGRTVHAWPEPVDALKAEARDGGVRFRWTGGAGARVRLVEWAGGGVPPEGTELDEGAVPGALGWARDGDVSVPPEGSTTLVTAVAVLGERAVVGPGVLVEAVAAVGALRVERDGAGAARVAFDWPGNAGQVTVVREQDGERAEFRVARSVFLREGLRVPVSAAAVRFRAAAAARAAGAVVVEPGAAAAELPADIAIAYRIVPGPRRPLRRKPATVHITLSSPDGEDALDIPEFVLVARPGEPPAPVRPRDPADGTTVLRLSGAELLRAGSVERELEPGLCRTPYALRGFLLGGRAASVRLEEPSPSSLVVR; this is encoded by the coding sequence ATGGGGCTGCAGTTCGGGCACCGGTTGGGCCTGCCCGTCGCGCTCTGCAACCTTCCGGTGGCTCCGCTGGTGGAGGGTTACCGGGAACTGGCCGCCGAGCAGCGGGCTTTGGGGCTGCGGCATGTCGCGGATGCCTTTGCCCCTCGGGGGGCGCGCTTCCAGGTGCTCGACGGGGTGTTCGTCCCGCGCGGTCGGCAGGGGCGCGGATGGCAGCGCGTCGACGGGGCCGTACTGCGCGCCCGGCGCGACGAGGGTGGGGCGGCGGCCGGGTTTCTGGGGCGGCTGGTCGCGCTGCAGGATGCGGATCCGGGCGTACTGCGACGGGTGCTGCTGTATCAGCTGGTGGCGCTTCTGCAGGGTGGGCAGGATGCCGTGGACCTCGGGGTCGACGACGGTGAGGCTGCGGCTCTGGCGCATGCGGCGCGGATGCTTCCCGTACTCACCGATGAGCAGCGGCGCGCGGCCGAGGGGCTGCAGGACGCCTGGGCCGCGCGGCGGCTGCGGCGGGCCGAGCGGCTGGCCGGGCAGTTGGCGGGTGTCGTACGGCAGGATCCCTGGCTCGCGCGGCGGTTGAAGGAGATCGCCGGCGCTGTGCGGGCCGCTGATCTGGAGCTGCGTGAGGCGCGGGTGAGGGAGCACGCGGGGGACCTTGAGGGGGCTGGGGCTCGTTTTCTGCGGGTGGCGCGGCTCGCGGGCGACGATCGGCGGGCGCTGCGCGGGCTGGTGCGGGTACATGCGGGCGGTGAGGAATTACGGACCCGACTCGGGGCGGATTCAGTTGAGTTGAGCTGGCCGCGGACACCGGGAGTCGAAGCATGGCGGGTCTGTCGGCTGACCCGGGCCGAGGGGCGTCCCCCGGTCGTGGCCGAGGTTGCGGCCCGGGTGACCGACGGGGCCCTGGTGGACCGGCGGGCCGCGTTGGGCAGTGAGGTGCGGTACGCCGCTCTGCCGTTGCGGGGCGGGGTGGTCGACGGGCCGCCCGTCGTCTCGGCGGCGCTGCTCTTCGCGCCGGAGGTGGCGGGGCTGCGGGTGAGCGACGGCAGGGAGCGGCTGGAGGCGGACTGGCAGAGCCCGCCCGGGGCGGCCGCTGTGACGGTGACGCTGACCGGTCCGGACGGGAGTGCGCGGACCGTGGACGCGGAGAGCGGCAGGTGTGTGGTGCGCGGGCTCGGCGTCGGTGCGTACCGGCTGCGCGTCCGGTGCCGGTATCGCACCGCCGAGGGGCTTGACGTGGACTCCCCCGGTGTCGAGGCCGGCCGCACGGTCCATGCCTGGCCCGAGCCCGTCGATGCGCTGAAGGCCGAGGCGCGGGACGGCGGGGTGCGGTTCCGGTGGACCGGGGGTGCGGGGGCGCGGGTGCGGCTCGTGGAGTGGGCGGGTGGTGGCGTACCGCCGGAGGGGACGGAGCTGGATGAGGGTGCGGTGCCCGGGGCGCTCGGCTGGGCGCGGGACGGGGACGTGTCCGTACCGCCTGAGGGGTCGACCACGCTGGTAACCGCCGTCGCCGTGCTCGGTGAGCGGGCCGTCGTGGGGCCCGGGGTGCTGGTCGAGGCGGTGGCCGCCGTCGGTGCGCTGCGCGTCGAGCGGGACGGTGCGGGCGCCGCCCGGGTCGCCTTCGACTGGCCGGGGAACGCGGGGCAGGTGACCGTGGTGCGGGAACAGGACGGGGAGCGGGCGGAGTTCCGGGTCGCGCGCAGCGTGTTTCTGCGCGAGGGGCTGCGGGTGCCCGTATCCGCTGCGGCGGTACGGTTCCGGGCGGCCGCCGCGGCCCGTGCGGCGGGGGCCGTCGTCGTGGAGCCCGGGGCCGCCGCGGCGGAGCTGCCCGCGGACATCGCCATCGCGTACCGGATCGTTCCCGGGCCCCGTCGTCCGCTGCGCCGCAAGCCCGCTACCGTACACATCACGCTGTCGTCCCCGGACGGCGAAGATGCCCTGGACATACCGGAGTTCGTGCTCGTGGCCCGGCCTGGCGAACCGCCGGCGCCGGTGCGGCCCCGCGACCCTGCCGACGGCACCACCGTGCTGCGGCTGAGCGGTGCGGAGCTGCTGCGGGCGGGGAGCGTGGAGCGCGAGCTGGAGCCCGGGCTCTGCCGGACTCCGTATGCGCTGCGTGGGTTTCTGCTCGGCGGCCGGGCCGCCTCCGTACGACTTGAAGAGCCTTCCCCTTCGTCCCTGGTGGTTCGCTGA
- a CDS encoding TRAFAC clade GTPase domain-containing protein has product MTTVVCPYCFDRAPAARLPYRCLMTATGVRGGKPCDAERDDLWAEFMGPSVPPALRMRGPVFVAQRSMGGMRGGGPRAACPGCGVSTPVRVCRRCHSDFPSDYCDQDSRIIALVGAKASGKSTYVSVLVNELRHRVGSAFGASLAAMGGETQRRDREMAEELYDRLRLPQATRPAAMGLNDPLLYRLSLPRRGRLGDGSRHTTLVFFDAAGEDLKSAEAMDRYTHYLGAADGIILLVDSLQLGSVRDQLPPGEGPPLPAVETSPQQIAADLAAQLRAHGKGSSRGRVSTPMAVAVTKTDMLRPVLGTHSPLLRNAPHAGGELDEEDRQAVHEEMRSLMEGWDSGGLSRQLERDFSELSLFGISALGAPPPANAPADAPKAGPRPLRVEDPLLWLLGRRGLLPVRKKGKGTSA; this is encoded by the coding sequence GTGACGACTGTTGTCTGCCCCTACTGCTTCGACCGCGCGCCCGCCGCCCGGCTGCCGTACCGCTGTCTGATGACGGCCACCGGGGTGCGCGGCGGGAAGCCGTGCGATGCCGAACGCGACGATCTGTGGGCCGAGTTCATGGGTCCGAGCGTGCCGCCCGCGCTGCGGATGCGCGGGCCTGTTTTTGTGGCGCAGCGCTCGATGGGCGGGATGCGCGGGGGTGGGCCGCGGGCCGCCTGTCCCGGGTGCGGGGTGTCGACTCCGGTGCGGGTCTGCCGGCGGTGTCACAGCGATTTCCCGAGCGACTACTGCGACCAGGACAGCCGGATCATCGCGCTCGTGGGGGCCAAGGCCTCGGGGAAGAGCACCTATGTGTCCGTGCTGGTCAATGAGTTGAGGCACCGGGTGGGGAGTGCGTTCGGCGCCTCGCTGGCCGCGATGGGCGGGGAGACGCAGCGCAGGGACCGGGAGATGGCCGAGGAGCTGTACGACCGCCTGCGGCTGCCGCAGGCGACGCGGCCGGCCGCGATGGGGCTCAACGATCCGCTGCTGTACCGGCTGAGCCTGCCGCGGCGGGGGCGGCTCGGGGACGGCAGCCGGCACACGACGCTGGTGTTCTTCGATGCCGCGGGCGAGGACCTGAAGAGCGCGGAGGCCATGGACCGGTACACGCACTATCTGGGGGCCGCCGACGGGATCATCCTGCTGGTGGACTCGTTGCAGCTCGGTTCCGTACGCGATCAGCTGCCGCCGGGCGAGGGGCCTCCGCTGCCCGCGGTGGAAACCTCGCCGCAGCAGATCGCCGCCGATCTGGCAGCGCAGCTGAGGGCGCACGGGAAGGGCTCGTCGCGGGGGCGGGTCTCCACGCCGATGGCGGTGGCGGTCACCAAGACGGACATGCTGCGGCCGGTCCTCGGGACCCACTCGCCGCTGCTGCGCAACGCGCCGCACGCGGGCGGAGAGCTGGACGAGGAGGACCGGCAGGCCGTGCACGAGGAGATGCGGTCGCTGATGGAGGGGTGGGACTCGGGCGGTCTCTCCCGTCAACTGGAGCGGGACTTCTCGGAGTTGTCGCTCTTCGGGATATCCGCGCTGGGGGCTCCGCCGCCGGCGAACGCTCCCGCGGACGCGCCGAAGGCGGGGCCGCGGCCGTTGCGCGTCGAGGATCCGCTGTTGTGGCTGCTCGGGCGGCGCGGGCTGCTTCCGGTACGCAAGAAGGGCAAGGGGACCAGCGCATGA